A genome region from Anaerolineae bacterium includes the following:
- a CDS encoding glycosyltransferase family 2 protein — translation MPAYNEADNIRGMLEDAVRVARSLAQDYEIVVVDDGSADATAEEVHRFAAEHPQVRLIAHPQNRGYGAAVFSGLTGATKEWVFFTDSDRQFVLEELAHLLDRREEADMVVGYRAPRRDPFLRLLYGWGWNFLVSLLFGYTVRDVDCAFKLMRQDVIRTLAPLVQSRGATFSAEWMVLARRLGFRIVEVPVTHRPRQAGRPTGARLHVVWRAFKELARFRLRLWRQGLGTDSRSGRESA, via the coding sequence ATGCCCGCCTACAATGAGGCCGACAACATCCGCGGCATGCTCGAGGACGCCGTGCGAGTGGCTCGGTCGCTGGCCCAGGACTACGAGATCGTCGTGGTGGACGACGGCAGTGCCGACGCCACCGCGGAGGAAGTGCATCGGTTCGCCGCGGAGCACCCGCAGGTCCGCTTGATCGCGCACCCGCAGAACCGGGGCTATGGGGCAGCTGTCTTCAGTGGCCTCACGGGAGCCACCAAGGAGTGGGTCTTCTTCACCGACTCCGATCGCCAGTTCGTCCTGGAAGAGTTGGCCCACTTGCTGGACAGGAGGGAGGAGGCCGACATGGTGGTGGGATACCGTGCGCCCCGCCGCGACCCTTTCCTCCGCCTCCTCTACGGCTGGGGTTGGAACTTCCTGGTATCGCTCCTCTTCGGTTACACCGTGCGGGACGTGGACTGCGCCTTCAAGCTGATGCGCCAGGACGTGATCCGGACCCTCGCTCCCCTGGTGCAGAGCCGCGGTGCCACTTTCAGCGCCGAGTGGATGGTCCTGGCCCGGCGGCTCGGGTTCCGCATCGTGGAGGTGCCCGTGACGCACCGGCCTCGCCAGGCAGGCCGCCCGACCGGAGCCCGCCTGCACGTGGTGTGGAGGGCGTTCAAGGAGCTGGCCCGGTTCCGGCTGCGCCTGTGGCGTCAGGGGCTCGGCACCGACTCTCGATCCGGCCGAGAGAGCGCCTGA
- a CDS encoding prephenate dehydrogenase gives MPKHKGRLAIVGLGAMGQSLGLALRARAPDVEVIGHDREPEAARAAQQRRAVHRTHWNLISTVEGASLVILALPTDECLATLEALKGDLSAGTVVTDTAPLKAPLARWAASEMASDAHYVGGHPLARPATPDGDALLGSTYCLTPSPGASPAAVNAVVGLVERIGAHPAFLDPGEHDSLMWALQGTPALAAAVALGRLCDGLSQADVGWLAEALPEETIRLARLGESFLGGIVSAADAEPGRRSLTDFLEDLKRLVDEIEGGAAAAAAARLRQQRELWLARPSHDDEPTHPGTNADWRRILGLR, from the coding sequence ATGCCTAAGCACAAGGGCCGGCTTGCCATCGTGGGGCTGGGAGCTATGGGCCAGTCTCTGGGTCTGGCCCTGCGCGCCCGTGCCCCCGACGTAGAGGTCATCGGCCACGATCGCGAGCCCGAGGCCGCGCGAGCTGCCCAGCAGCGCCGAGCCGTTCACCGCACCCACTGGAACCTCATCAGCACTGTGGAGGGAGCGTCCCTGGTGATCCTAGCTCTCCCTACGGACGAGTGCCTGGCCACTCTGGAAGCTCTCAAGGGCGACCTCAGCGCCGGCACCGTGGTGACGGACACGGCCCCGCTCAAGGCGCCGCTGGCGCGCTGGGCCGCGTCCGAGATGGCTTCCGACGCCCACTACGTCGGCGGCCATCCCCTAGCCCGGCCGGCCACCCCGGATGGTGATGCCCTCTTGGGCTCCACCTACTGCCTGACCCCATCTCCGGGGGCCTCGCCCGCCGCCGTAAACGCAGTGGTGGGCCTGGTGGAGCGCATTGGTGCCCACCCAGCATTCCTGGACCCGGGCGAGCACGACAGTCTCATGTGGGCCCTTCAGGGTACTCCGGCACTCGCCGCCGCCGTGGCCCTCGGCCGGCTCTGTGATGGCCTCTCTCAGGCTGACGTGGGCTGGCTGGCGGAGGCCTTGCCAGAGGAGACGATCCGGCTGGCCCGGCTGGGCGAAAGCTTCCTCGGCGGCATCGTCTCCGCTGCCGACGCCGAACCCGGTCGACGCAGCCTCACTGACTTCCTAGAGGACCTGAAGCGTCTGGTGGACGAGATCGAGGGCGGGGCAGCCGCTGCTGCCGCCGCCAGGTTGCGCCAGCAACGCGAGCTCTGGCTGGCAAGGCCATCCCACGACGATGAACCCACCCATCCCGGCACCAACGCCGACTGGCGTCGCATCCTCGGTCTGAGGTGA
- a CDS encoding HD domain-containing protein yields the protein MSKPTAHTPVERVTSRVYRFIRSARPGVSNLDRALAEEWLPDQQLVLFLSQSEADQRHAISVARLLLNSGYASRDLIAAALLHDVGKRGACFTPWHRTVIVLLEAVAPGLLRWLSRWEHYRLLAPFGLHLRHSRESAALAREAGASARTVRLIRCHHRRESEGDEEARILRWADDHA from the coding sequence ATGAGTAAGCCGACTGCGCATACTCCCGTCGAACGCGTGACTTCGCGAGTGTACCGCTTCATTCGCTCCGCCCGGCCCGGCGTCTCCAACCTGGACCGGGCCCTAGCCGAGGAGTGGCTGCCGGACCAGCAACTGGTCCTATTCCTTTCGCAGTCAGAGGCCGACCAGAGGCACGCCATCTCTGTGGCCCGTCTTCTGCTGAACAGCGGATACGCCTCCCGTGACCTGATCGCCGCGGCCCTGCTGCACGACGTGGGCAAGCGCGGCGCCTGCTTCACTCCCTGGCACCGAACCGTGATAGTGTTGCTGGAGGCAGTCGCCCCTGGGCTGCTGCGCTGGCTGAGCCGGTGGGAGCATTACCGATTGCTGGCTCCCTTCGGCCTCCACCTGCGGCACTCCCGTGAGAGCGCCGCCCTCGCCCGTGAGGCAGGCGCCTCCGCCCGGACGGTACGGCTGATCCGCTGCCACCACCGCAGGGAGAGCGAGGGGGACGAGGAGGCCCGCATTCTCCGCTGGGCCGATGACCATGCCTAA
- a CDS encoding site-2 protease family protein: MLFSNATIAQLLASVIALLIAFTTHEAAHALVASNLGDTTAKRLGRLSLNPLAHLDPLGTIMILVSGFGWGKPVPVNPYNLRPHGRLGMGLVAAAGPISNILLAYVFAAPFRAGLITMDMMRGGMLVPALGQVLLTVVQLNIYLAVFNLLPVAPLDGYRVAVGLLPPNWAYALSRTERYGPLILLFLILSGGFIRFDLLGATLVPVARAILGMVLG, translated from the coding sequence ATGCTCTTCAGTAATGCCACCATAGCCCAGCTGCTGGCTTCCGTAATCGCCCTGCTGATCGCCTTCACCACCCATGAGGCCGCGCACGCTCTGGTGGCCAGCAACCTGGGCGACACCACCGCCAAACGCCTGGGCAGGCTTAGCCTGAACCCGTTGGCGCATCTGGACCCTCTGGGCACCATCATGATCCTCGTTTCCGGATTCGGCTGGGGGAAGCCAGTGCCGGTGAACCCCTACAACCTGCGGCCCCACGGCCGCCTGGGGATGGGGCTGGTGGCCGCTGCCGGTCCTATATCTAATATCCTGCTAGCATACGTTTTCGCCGCTCCTTTCCGCGCCGGCCTCATCACCATGGACATGATGCGCGGCGGGATGTTGGTCCCGGCCCTGGGTCAGGTTCTGCTCACGGTGGTGCAGCTGAACATCTACCTCGCCGTGTTCAACCTTCTCCCTGTGGCCCCGCTAGATGGGTATCGAGTCGCAGTAGGGCTACTGCCGCCGAACTGGGCCTACGCCCTATCCCGCACCGAGCGTTACGGCCCTCTGATCCTCCTCTTCCTGATCCTGTCTGGCGGCTTCATCAGGTTCGATCTCCTGGGAGCAACTCTGGTCCCGGTGGCCAGGGCGATCCTGGGAATGGTTCTGGGATAG
- the groL gene encoding chaperonin GroEL (60 kDa chaperone family; promotes refolding of misfolded polypeptides especially under stressful conditions; forms two stacked rings of heptamers to form a barrel-shaped 14mer; ends can be capped by GroES; misfolded proteins enter the barrel where they are refolded when GroES binds) has protein sequence MPKQLVFREDARRHLKVGVDKMAEAVRTTLGPKGRNVALDKKYGAPTITHDGVTVAKDIELADPYENMGAQLLKEAATKTNDVAGDGTTTAIVLAQSMVDEGLKNVAAGANPMLLKRGIEKATDAVVAALREMAFEVKDRQEIANVAAISAGDMEIGNLIAEVMDKVGKDGVITVEESRGIEFETEYVEGMQFDRGYISPYFVTNAENMEAVIEEPYILVTDKKMSAATDIVPVLEKLVQSGNRDIVIIADDIEGEALATLVLNKLRGMFNALAVKAPGFGDRRKAMLQDIAILTGATVISEQTGRKFENVTLQDLGRARRVVATKDDTTIIEGRGEEKEIRGRMEQIRREIETTTSDYDREKLQERLAKLAGGVAIIRVGAATEVELKEKKHRVEDALSATRAAVEEGIVPGGEVALINAAAALDSLKEDGDVGTGVEIVRRALEEPLRQLAHNSGQDGAVVIDNVRRLQRSRRSKSVGFEVISEKYVDMIEAGILDPVKVTRSAMENAASIAAMILTTEALITDVPEEQKAPASPPMPEY, from the coding sequence ATGCCCAAGCAGTTAGTCTTCCGCGAAGATGCCAGAAGGCACCTCAAGGTGGGTGTGGACAAGATGGCCGAGGCCGTCCGAACCACCTTGGGACCCAAGGGCCGCAACGTCGCCCTGGACAAGAAGTACGGAGCTCCCACCATCACCCACGACGGCGTGACCGTAGCCAAGGACATTGAGCTGGCGGACCCCTACGAGAACATGGGCGCCCAGCTCCTCAAGGAAGCGGCGACCAAGACCAACGATGTGGCCGGCGACGGCACCACCACCGCCATTGTGCTCGCCCAGAGCATGGTGGACGAAGGCCTGAAGAACGTGGCCGCCGGCGCCAACCCTATGCTGCTCAAGCGTGGCATTGAGAAGGCCACTGACGCCGTGGTTGCCGCCCTGCGGGAGATGGCGTTCGAGGTCAAGGACCGCCAGGAGATCGCCAACGTGGCCGCCATCTCCGCCGGAGACATGGAGATCGGCAACCTCATCGCCGAGGTCATGGACAAGGTCGGCAAGGATGGCGTTATCACAGTCGAGGAGTCTCGCGGCATCGAGTTCGAAACCGAGTACGTCGAGGGCATGCAGTTCGACCGCGGGTACATCTCCCCCTACTTCGTCACCAACGCCGAGAACATGGAAGCGGTGATCGAGGAGCCTTACATCCTGGTCACCGACAAGAAGATGTCTGCAGCCACGGACATCGTGCCGGTGCTCGAGAAGCTGGTTCAGTCCGGCAACCGCGATATCGTCATCATCGCCGACGACATCGAGGGCGAAGCCCTGGCTACCCTGGTGCTCAACAAGCTTCGGGGCATGTTCAACGCCCTGGCCGTCAAGGCCCCCGGTTTCGGCGACCGGCGCAAGGCCATGCTGCAGGACATCGCCATCCTGACGGGGGCTACGGTCATCTCGGAGCAGACCGGCCGCAAGTTCGAGAACGTCACTCTACAGGACCTGGGCCGGGCCCGACGCGTCGTTGCCACCAAGGACGACACCACCATTATCGAGGGTAGGGGCGAGGAAAAGGAGATCCGCGGCCGCATGGAGCAGATCCGCCGCGAGATCGAGACCACCACATCCGACTACGACCGCGAGAAGCTCCAGGAGCGCTTGGCTAAGCTCGCCGGTGGAGTAGCCATCATCCGGGTGGGTGCTGCCACCGAAGTCGAGCTGAAGGAGAAGAAGCACCGGGTTGAGGACGCTCTCTCGGCCACGCGCGCCGCGGTCGAGGAGGGCATCGTCCCCGGTGGCGAGGTGGCTCTGATCAATGCCGCCGCTGCCCTGGATAGCCTGAAGGAAGACGGCGATGTCGGCACCGGCGTGGAGATCGTGCGCCGCGCCCTCGAGGAGCCGCTGCGGCAATTGGCCCACAACTCCGGCCAGGACGGGGCCGTAGTCATTGACAACGTGCGCCGCCTGCAGCGCTCCCGCCGCAGCAAGTCCGTCGGCTTCGAGGTCATCAGCGAGAAGTACGTGGACATGATCGAGGCCGGTATTCTCGACCCGGTCAAGGTCACTCGCAGCGCCATGGAGAACGCCGCCTCCATCGCGGCCATGATCCTTACCACCGAGGCGCTGATCACCGACGTGCCCGAGGAACAGAAGGCGCCCGCTTCGCCGCCGATGCCCGAGTACTAG
- the groES gene encoding co-chaperone GroES: MAANLKPLADRVVVEPLEEEQVTATGVYLPDTAQERPMKGSVIAVGPGRLDDNGKRVPLEVKEGDKVLYAKYAGTEVKLGDKELLVLKESDILAIIE, translated from the coding sequence ATGGCAGCCAACCTCAAACCCCTCGCCGACCGCGTTGTGGTCGAGCCTCTCGAGGAGGAACAGGTGACTGCGACTGGTGTCTACTTGCCCGACACCGCGCAGGAGCGTCCTATGAAGGGTTCGGTCATCGCGGTTGGCCCCGGCCGGCTCGATGACAACGGCAAGCGGGTCCCGCTGGAGGTCAAGGAGGGCGATAAGGTCCTCTACGCCAAGTACGCGGGTACCGAGGTGAAGTTGGGCGACAAGGAGCTCTTGGTTCTCAAAGAGAGCGACATACTCGCCATCATCGAGTGA
- a CDS encoding tetratricopeptide repeat protein yields the protein MHLRRAPTKRKRGRLRTFLLYLVAIVLLSYAGLQRLPWFKALSPTPTPTPSADYYHATATLLRAAGDLSGAIEAYDRALALTPNDPDLLTERALLLILRERFPAAIESARAALAVRPNYSTALAAIAQALDWEGNLDAALDYARNAVRADDSDAYAYAVLSEVLTDRGDLNEAWRAAEEALELDPELGMAHRNQGYLLQRLGRYDDAIEAYLRAAELDPGLFLYYVNIGYTYLGMQQPDQALEYFEMATGKDPKSPMALQALGRALLVAGRSADAIAALEEAVAADPEHMRAHADLGAAYYSRLNYEKAIPYLQRAIELGSQSATTYAQLGLCLAYTEQCSLATPILQRALELDPESAGARRGLEVCPP from the coding sequence ATGCATTTGCGTCGAGCTCCCACAAAGCGAAAGCGAGGCCGCCTTCGCACCTTCCTGCTCTACCTGGTAGCCATCGTTCTTCTGTCGTACGCCGGGCTGCAGCGCCTTCCGTGGTTCAAGGCCCTCTCCCCCACCCCGACCCCGACGCCCTCGGCCGACTACTACCACGCCACCGCCACCCTTCTGCGAGCCGCGGGAGACCTGAGCGGCGCCATAGAGGCCTACGACCGCGCCCTGGCGCTAACTCCCAATGACCCCGATCTGCTCACTGAAAGGGCGCTTCTCCTGATCCTGCGCGAGCGGTTTCCCGCCGCCATCGAGTCCGCCCGCGCTGCTCTGGCCGTAAGGCCGAACTACAGCACAGCCCTGGCGGCGATCGCCCAGGCACTCGACTGGGAGGGGAATCTGGATGCGGCGCTTGACTACGCCCGCAATGCCGTGCGAGCGGATGACTCAGACGCCTACGCTTACGCCGTCCTGTCTGAAGTGCTGACCGACCGAGGGGACCTCAACGAGGCCTGGCGGGCCGCCGAGGAGGCCCTGGAGCTCGATCCCGAGCTGGGCATGGCTCATCGCAACCAGGGTTACCTGCTCCAGCGCCTGGGTCGGTATGACGACGCCATCGAGGCCTACCTCCGCGCCGCCGAGCTGGACCCGGGGCTGTTCCTCTACTATGTGAACATCGGCTACACCTACCTGGGCATGCAGCAGCCCGACCAGGCCCTCGAGTACTTCGAGATGGCCACCGGTAAGGACCCAAAGAGCCCCATGGCCCTGCAGGCTCTGGGCCGCGCCCTGCTCGTGGCCGGCCGTAGCGCCGACGCCATCGCAGCCCTGGAGGAGGCAGTGGCGGCCGACCCGGAGCATATGCGCGCTCACGCGGACCTGGGCGCCGCCTACTACTCCCGGCTGAACTACGAGAAGGCCATCCCCTACCTCCAGCGGGCCATAGAGCTGGGCTCTCAGAGTGCCACCACCTACGCTCAGCTGGGTCTGTGTCTCGCCTACACCGAGCAATGCTCCCTCGCCACTCCCATCCTTCAGCGGGCTCTCGAACTGGATCCGGAGTCAGCAGGCGCGCGACGCGGTCTGGAAGTTTGCCCACCGTAG
- the cdd gene encoding cytidine deaminase — MPEKSLTRDGSVGSAIEELVPELVVRATEARAHAYAPYSRFRVGAAVLGQDGRVAAGANVENASYGLTMCAERVALFGAISQGSPGIVALALSAEPAVWPCGACLQVLAEFARPDCAVVISEGGRVVARSTLGALLPHAFGAAFLRDGHRG, encoded by the coding sequence ATGCCCGAGAAGAGCCTGACTCGCGACGGATCGGTTGGCAGCGCCATCGAGGAGCTGGTGCCGGAGTTGGTCGTCCGCGCCACGGAGGCCCGTGCTCACGCCTACGCCCCTTACTCCCGGTTCCGGGTGGGTGCCGCCGTCCTAGGTCAGGATGGGCGGGTGGCGGCCGGGGCAAACGTGGAGAACGCTTCCTATGGCCTCACCATGTGCGCCGAGCGAGTGGCCCTCTTCGGCGCCATCTCCCAGGGCAGCCCCGGCATCGTCGCCCTCGCCCTCAGCGCCGAGCCAGCCGTCTGGCCTTGCGGGGCCTGCCTACAGGTACTGGCCGAGTTCGCCCGCCCGGACTGCGCCGTCGTGATCTCCGAGGGCGGCCGCGTCGTCGCCCGCTCCACCCTGGGGGCACTTCTGCCACACGCCTTCGGCGCGGCCTTCCTGCGCGACGGGCACCGGGGCTGA
- a CDS encoding flagellin, producing the protein MAQADFTRIASNIGALASLYSLRKTNNTLGVHQNRLATGRRINSAEEDPAGLSIGTKMFARSEGLKVALDNIGDAKNLLSVAEASLQRMSDILVQMRSKAEAAANDTLGSTERNAIASQLSQFAQEIDTIVAETKWNDNKLLDGLQAWAGQGNKIIFQTGANTGETTELTSANFGAVSVAALSLATITATSEASETEDADSVLNEAAMTAGNATFANLSELETGTYTISVVIGTTDGSASDSYIQILDSSGNPLLVDADGADGGLVDNKLTFAYDAASASDLNLGVGLAIQVADGLAGGSYSATVTYTKAGTYTVDVGDNTAASAYMTVVDGAITEISNRLATVGSLMARLSFKEEVVSVAQVNTEAAYNRIMNADMAYEQTQATKLAILQQTSLAMLGQANMMPQNILALFR; encoded by the coding sequence ATGGCACAGGCAGATTTCACCCGTATCGCGTCCAACATCGGTGCACTCGCATCTCTCTACTCGTTGCGCAAGACGAACAACACGCTGGGCGTACACCAGAACCGCCTGGCGACCGGTCGGCGCATCAACAGCGCCGAGGAAGACCCGGCCGGTCTCTCGATCGGTACCAAGATGTTCGCCCGCAGCGAGGGCCTGAAGGTTGCTCTCGACAACATCGGTGATGCCAAGAACCTGCTGTCGGTGGCCGAGGCCAGTCTGCAGAGGATGAGCGACATCCTGGTGCAGATGCGCAGCAAGGCGGAAGCCGCCGCCAACGACACCCTCGGTAGCACCGAACGCAACGCCATCGCCTCTCAGTTGAGCCAGTTCGCACAAGAGATTGACACCATCGTCGCGGAGACCAAGTGGAACGACAACAAGCTCCTCGACGGCTTGCAGGCCTGGGCGGGCCAGGGCAACAAGATCATCTTCCAGACGGGCGCCAACACGGGCGAGACCACCGAGCTGACTAGCGCCAACTTCGGCGCCGTATCGGTGGCGGCGTTGTCGTTGGCAACCATCACGGCTACCTCGGAGGCGTCCGAGACCGAGGACGCTGACAGCGTCCTCAACGAGGCCGCCATGACGGCGGGCAACGCCACCTTCGCCAACCTCAGTGAGCTGGAGACCGGCACCTACACTATCAGTGTGGTTATCGGGACCACCGACGGGAGTGCGAGCGACAGCTACATCCAAATACTGGACTCCTCCGGCAACCCGCTGCTAGTCGATGCGGATGGTGCCGACGGCGGGCTGGTCGACAACAAGCTGACTTTCGCCTACGACGCAGCTTCCGCGTCTGACCTCAATCTAGGCGTCGGGCTAGCGATCCAGGTGGCGGACGGCCTGGCTGGGGGCAGCTACAGCGCCACCGTCACCTACACCAAGGCCGGCACCTACACCGTAGACGTGGGCGACAACACCGCTGCCTCGGCCTACATGACCGTGGTAGACGGCGCCATCACCGAGATCTCGAACCGGCTGGCAACTGTGGGCTCGCTGATGGCGCGGCTGTCCTTCAAGGAAGAGGTCGTGTCCGTGGCCCAGGTGAACACGGAAGCTGCCTACAACCGAATCATGAACGCCGACATGGCTTACGAGCAGACCCAGGCCACCAAGCTGGCGATCCTGCAGCAGACCAGCCTGGCGATGCTCGGCCAGGCCAACATGATGCCGCAGAACATACTGGCCCTGTTCCGGTAG
- a CDS encoding flagellar protein FliS, with translation MKQDQGKTAIYREHRVMMASPIERVIMVYDAALTACAQEDMERALRAVSLLRQALNWKAAPELAPRLQAIYEFCEECIRARDYATAAPLLRELREGWAQARASLGAENRRSVEVETGARLMPVGVGALNIAG, from the coding sequence GTGAAGCAGGATCAGGGGAAGACAGCCATCTACAGAGAGCATCGGGTCATGATGGCCTCGCCCATCGAGCGGGTGATCATGGTGTACGATGCGGCCCTCACAGCCTGTGCCCAGGAGGACATGGAGCGGGCGCTCAGAGCCGTGTCGCTTCTCCGCCAGGCTCTGAACTGGAAGGCGGCGCCGGAACTGGCTCCCCGCCTGCAGGCGATCTACGAGTTCTGCGAGGAGTGCATCCGAGCCAGGGACTACGCTACGGCTGCTCCCCTTCTCCGGGAGCTGCGGGAGGGCTGGGCCCAGGCGCGCGCCAGCCTGGGCGCAGAGAACCGGCGCTCGGTCGAGGTCGAGACAGGCGCGAGGCTCATGCCTGTGGGCGTGGGCGCCCTCAACATCGCCGGTTAA
- the fliD gene encoding flagellar filament capping protein FliD: protein MVSATGDFGYLSTSAIESLVAASMQYRQRLVTRIKDDVSQLQVLKGILTDLTAKLSSLNGVAKQLAGFDSTYTFGSAQKVEPGTSGVITASASSAASAGDYSIEVTSLAKAHTIIGRRYGQVDQALGLSGTFYLGGKAASEAAATVINSGVTGFGTGEVAGGQTQLGSGDYYVEFRQSGENWQFRLVDAGGTPVSIGKADGTEGATAAWQPFADVAGSTFDTGRGLTITFGAEPDGARFIGDAGTARVAYSAQGAAISVVATDSLADIKAAINAASYAPGNTITASIVDNQLVLTAAETGAAHAIAGEDTIGSVLQDLELMDAAGNALHQVQAASDACLTINGSIVVTRSRNSSLTDVISGLTLSLVGEGTTTLKVSTDLSAAQNKVSDFVSKFNDAMTYLRAKTALTPSTSTAYGSNPTYTRGALAGDSTFTMLKSRLYQTITARYEGGSLQDLGMAVNGSTMSLEVQDSSKLASALATDFEGTAALLAEVAAALYGVVEPYVGSTTDGILARRSTSVEGEMKAYNKRAAEMSASIEREAQRMREQYYRLQQQYVAALQRQQEWLLFGGSTLWG, encoded by the coding sequence ATGGTGTCGGCCACTGGCGATTTCGGGTACCTGTCCACTTCTGCCATCGAGAGCCTGGTAGCGGCGAGCATGCAGTACCGTCAGCGGCTGGTGACGCGGATCAAGGACGACGTGAGCCAGTTGCAGGTGCTCAAGGGCATCCTCACCGACCTTACCGCCAAGCTCAGTTCGCTAAATGGCGTGGCCAAGCAGCTCGCCGGATTCGACAGCACCTACACTTTCGGGTCGGCGCAGAAGGTGGAGCCGGGCACATCGGGCGTGATCACTGCTTCGGCGTCGTCCGCCGCATCCGCGGGCGACTACAGCATCGAGGTCACCTCTTTGGCGAAGGCGCACACCATCATAGGTCGGCGCTACGGGCAGGTGGACCAGGCCCTAGGCCTGTCGGGCACGTTCTACCTGGGGGGCAAGGCGGCGAGCGAGGCGGCGGCGACGGTGATCAATTCCGGCGTCACCGGGTTCGGCACGGGCGAGGTGGCCGGCGGGCAGACGCAACTCGGAAGCGGAGACTACTACGTCGAGTTTCGCCAGAGCGGCGAGAACTGGCAGTTCCGACTGGTGGACGCCGGGGGCACACCCGTGTCCATCGGCAAGGCGGACGGCACGGAGGGCGCTACGGCAGCGTGGCAGCCCTTCGCTGACGTTGCGGGCAGCACGTTCGATACCGGTCGCGGGCTCACCATCACCTTCGGGGCCGAGCCCGATGGGGCCCGCTTCATCGGAGACGCAGGCACGGCGCGGGTGGCGTACTCGGCCCAAGGGGCGGCCATATCGGTGGTGGCGACCGACAGCCTGGCCGACATCAAGGCGGCCATCAACGCCGCTTCCTACGCTCCTGGCAACACGATCACCGCCAGCATCGTGGACAATCAGCTGGTGCTGACGGCTGCGGAGACGGGTGCGGCCCACGCCATCGCGGGAGAGGACACCATCGGTAGCGTCCTTCAGGACCTAGAGCTGATGGACGCAGCCGGGAACGCGCTGCACCAGGTGCAGGCGGCCAGCGATGCCTGCCTGACTATCAACGGCTCCATCGTGGTCACCCGGAGCCGTAATTCCTCTCTGACTGACGTCATCAGCGGGTTGACGCTCAGCCTGGTGGGCGAGGGCACCACGACGCTCAAGGTCAGCACCGACCTGAGCGCGGCCCAGAACAAGGTCAGCGACTTCGTCAGCAAGTTCAACGACGCCATGACCTACCTGCGGGCGAAGACGGCTCTGACGCCGTCCACCTCCACCGCGTACGGCAGCAATCCCACCTACACCCGGGGCGCACTCGCCGGCGACAGCACTTTCACCATGCTGAAGAGCAGGCTGTATCAAACGATAACCGCCCGGTACGAGGGGGGCAGCCTTCAGGACTTGGGAATGGCGGTCAACGGCTCGACCATGTCGCTGGAAGTGCAGGACTCATCCAAGCTGGCGTCGGCGCTGGCCACGGACTTCGAGGGGACTGCCGCCCTTCTGGCGGAGGTGGCTGCCGCGCTCTACGGTGTGGTGGAGCCCTACGTGGGGAGCACTACCGACGGCATACTGGCGCGAAGGAGTACGTCCGTCGAGGGAGAGATGAAGGCGTACAACAAGCGGGCGGCGGAGATGAGCGCCAGCATCGAGCGGGAGGCTCAGCGCATGCGCGAGCAGTACTACCGCCTTCAGCAGCAGTACGTGGCGGCACTGCAGCGACAGCAGGAATGGCTGCTGTTTGGCGGCAGCACGCTCTGGGGCTGA